The Saccharopolyspora gloriosae genome window below encodes:
- a CDS encoding beta-N-acetylhexosaminidase family protein, which translates to MASSGAWRRVGGAAAMLLSAALIAAGCTDAAAPPPQQPPTGGESGPASYPAEGVPEVVPQPQKAERLGDDVAVRGKVELVVDPFVDPQTRDLAQRVLREAGASDVVVREPGAAAEDATLLVRIGDRMAPGIVKGLQANGWGAPGSLPEEGYVFAARGGQDSVVLGADDATGAYYGVQTLRQLASPGRIAGVGVVDQPNMPLRGSIEGFYGSPWTHAERMDQLAFYGDVKLNTYIYAPKDDPYHRERWREPYPADKLDEVKQLIGQAGAHHVKFTFALSPGTSICYNDPADFQALQAKLQAVYDSGVRDFSVPFDDISYTRWNCAEDQERYGAPGEAAAGRAQAELLSRVQREFIDTHPGAQPLQTVPTEYSDYDDSAYKTALRDGLDPRVVVMWTGDGVIPEQITVSDAEKAAQVWGRKVFLWDNYPVNDFNKSVGRLLLGPYGEREPGLSEQLVGDVVNPMNQAAASKVVEVGAADFAWNDDDFDAQRAHRAAARYLATDPSAALRPASAADPETTRALLVFFDLNSMSPLANGSPWQPPAPELERRLEEFRGEWDGGDRAKALAGLRDYAQQIAQAPERIRSSAPKDFAADSEPWLQATDLWGDALVTTVDGLQARQDGNQAVADERFAAAAELGRRAEQVQTVPGETRPQGAVRLADGVLDVFVREAPQLP; encoded by the coding sequence ATGGCCAGTTCAGGTGCGTGGCGCCGGGTCGGTGGTGCGGCGGCGATGCTGCTCAGCGCCGCTCTGATCGCCGCGGGCTGCACCGATGCGGCGGCACCGCCTCCGCAGCAGCCCCCGACCGGCGGCGAATCGGGGCCGGCGTCCTACCCGGCCGAAGGAGTGCCGGAAGTGGTGCCGCAGCCGCAGAAGGCGGAACGGCTCGGCGACGACGTGGCGGTGCGCGGCAAGGTCGAACTCGTCGTCGACCCGTTCGTCGACCCGCAGACCCGGGACCTGGCGCAGCGCGTGCTGCGCGAAGCCGGTGCCTCCGACGTCGTCGTGCGCGAACCCGGCGCGGCCGCCGAGGACGCGACACTGCTGGTCCGGATCGGTGACCGGATGGCCCCGGGGATCGTGAAGGGCCTGCAGGCCAACGGCTGGGGAGCCCCCGGTTCGCTGCCCGAAGAGGGCTACGTGTTCGCGGCCCGCGGCGGGCAGGACAGCGTGGTGCTCGGGGCGGACGACGCGACCGGCGCCTACTACGGCGTGCAGACGCTGCGCCAGCTCGCCTCGCCCGGCCGGATCGCCGGGGTCGGCGTCGTGGACCAGCCGAACATGCCGCTGCGCGGCTCGATCGAAGGCTTCTACGGCAGCCCGTGGACGCACGCCGAACGGATGGACCAGCTCGCGTTCTACGGCGACGTCAAGCTCAACACCTACATCTACGCGCCGAAGGACGACCCGTACCACCGGGAGCGCTGGCGCGAGCCGTACCCGGCGGACAAGCTCGACGAGGTCAAGCAGCTCATCGGCCAGGCCGGGGCGCACCACGTGAAGTTCACCTTCGCGCTCTCGCCGGGAACGTCGATCTGCTACAACGACCCCGCCGATTTCCAAGCGCTGCAAGCGAAGTTGCAGGCCGTGTACGACTCGGGGGTGCGGGACTTCTCCGTGCCGTTCGACGACATCTCCTACACCCGCTGGAACTGCGCCGAAGACCAGGAGCGCTACGGCGCACCGGGCGAAGCCGCCGCGGGCCGCGCGCAAGCCGAACTGCTCAGCCGGGTGCAGCGCGAATTCATCGACACCCATCCCGGCGCGCAGCCGCTGCAGACGGTGCCGACCGAGTACTCCGACTACGACGACTCGGCGTACAAGACGGCGCTGCGCGACGGGCTCGACCCGCGGGTCGTGGTGATGTGGACCGGGGACGGCGTGATCCCCGAGCAGATCACCGTCTCGGACGCGGAGAAGGCCGCGCAGGTGTGGGGCCGGAAGGTGTTCCTCTGGGACAACTACCCGGTCAACGACTTCAACAAGTCCGTCGGCCGGTTGCTGCTCGGGCCGTACGGGGAACGCGAACCGGGGTTGAGCGAACAGCTCGTCGGCGACGTGGTGAACCCGATGAACCAGGCCGCGGCCAGCAAGGTCGTCGAGGTCGGCGCCGCCGACTTCGCCTGGAACGACGACGATTTCGACGCGCAGCGCGCGCACCGCGCCGCGGCCCGCTACCTGGCGACGGACCCGTCGGCGGCGCTGCGGCCTGCGTCGGCGGCCGACCCGGAGACCACCCGGGCGCTGCTGGTGTTCTTCGACCTCAACAGCATGTCGCCGCTGGCCAACGGTTCCCCGTGGCAGCCGCCCGCGCCGGAGCTGGAACGTCGGCTGGAGGAGTTCCGCGGCGAGTGGGACGGGGGCGATCGGGCGAAGGCCCTCGCCGGGCTGCGCGACTACGCCCAGCAGATCGCGCAGGCGCCCGAACGGATCCGGTCCTCGGCGCCGAAGGACTTCGCCGCCGACTCCGAGCCCTGGCTGCAGGCCACCGACCTGTGGGGCGACGCGCTCGTGACCACGGTGGACGGACTGCAGGCGCGCCAGG